ATAACATGAAAACAAAAGGTAAAGTCTCACTCGTACTCGGAAGCGGCGGTGCCAGAGGTTATGCCCATATAGGAGTGATCGAAGAGCTTGAAAAAAGGGGCTATGAGATCGTCTCCATAAGCGGCGCATCTATGGGTGCACTCATAGGCGGATTATATGCATCAGGAAAACTAGATACCTATAAGAAATGGATATTGGGTCTTGATCCTCTTGATGTCGCTTCCTTAGTTGACTTTTCATTTAACTCAAGCGGTTTGATCAAAGGAGACAAGGTCTTTGACAAGATTGCTGAAATGATAGGCAAGGAACAAACTTTTGAAACTTTACCGATCGAGTTTACTGCCGTTGCTACGGATGTTGTACGCAAAAAAGAGGTTTGGTTCCAATCAGGTAACCTTTTGCAGGCACTTCGTGCATCTATAGCTATTCCTACAATTTTCACACCCGTGAAGATCAATGATATGATACTCACTGATGGCGGTATCCTAAATCCGCTGCCTGTGGCCCCAACAATGTCAGATATCAGTGATCTCACCATAGCAGTCAACCTTTATGCGGATATACCAAAACCGACAATAGAAATCAGCGATGCAGAAAAGAAACAGACAAATACTTTCAGTCAGGTATTTCTTGAACTTCTTGAGAAGTTTAGTCCTGAAAAAGAGGAGCTCAATATGTTTGATATCCTCGATAAAACCTTCGATACCATGCAAAATGGTTTAACGCGATATAGGCTTGGAGGCTACCCTCCCGATATCTTGATAGAGATATCAAAGGATGTCTGCAACACCTATGATTTCCACAAATCTCTTGAGGTCATAGAACAAGGAAGGATAGCAGCAAAGCACCAACTTGATGCAAAAGGGCTATAACCTCATAGCTCTTCCCCATAATAAATACTTATTAGAAGACCTTCACCTTACCCATCCTTACATTCATATTACACACTTCTTTCACTACAATAGTTAAAAGCATCGAACAAATAGCATAAAAGATACAACCCGAAGAGCGTAAAGGGGATCAATAATGACGATGGATGAGCTTAAAAAATATAACGGACGCAACGGTGCAAAAGCCTATGTTGCCTACAACAATGTGATCTATGATGTGACTGAAAGCCCCTTGTGGCAGGAGG
This is a stretch of genomic DNA from Sulfurovum zhangzhouensis. It encodes these proteins:
- a CDS encoding patatin-like phospholipase family protein produces the protein MKTKGKVSLVLGSGGARGYAHIGVIEELEKRGYEIVSISGASMGALIGGLYASGKLDTYKKWILGLDPLDVASLVDFSFNSSGLIKGDKVFDKIAEMIGKEQTFETLPIEFTAVATDVVRKKEVWFQSGNLLQALRASIAIPTIFTPVKINDMILTDGGILNPLPVAPTMSDISDLTIAVNLYADIPKPTIEISDAEKKQTNTFSQVFLELLEKFSPEKEELNMFDILDKTFDTMQNGLTRYRLGGYPPDILIEISKDVCNTYDFHKSLEVIEQGRIAAKHQLDAKGL